One Paucidesulfovibrio gracilis DSM 16080 DNA window includes the following coding sequences:
- a CDS encoding glycosyltransferase family 2 protein has translation MHKKNPEKTTRISVIVPTRNQGTYLGACLDALWFQDYPELEILLVDNASTDNTPEVATALQHAVNQEKVSYASYYDEQTNAIERVWHARYPAHGRTFAAHRLEQPVDFARAVQYGLAKATGALHCVLRANVLCYPQLLSTLAKPLLNGEADTTFADAFLCDAQGRILRELPAHDTTTFALNGPASLPAPGPDDAPPALFLRKAHTTNTIDPTRQQHVPMTLCVVRIE, from the coding sequence ATGCATAAAAAAAATCCTGAAAAAACAACGCGAATTTCCGTCATCGTCCCGACCCGCAATCAAGGAACATACCTTGGAGCCTGCCTGGATGCCCTCTGGTTTCAGGACTACCCGGAGCTGGAAATTTTGCTGGTGGACAACGCCTCCACGGATAATACCCCCGAAGTCGCCACCGCACTGCAACACGCCGTGAACCAGGAAAAGGTGTCCTACGCTTCCTATTACGACGAACAGACCAATGCCATCGAACGGGTCTGGCATGCCCGCTACCCCGCGCACGGACGCACCTTTGCCGCCCATCGCCTGGAACAACCCGTTGACTTCGCCCGGGCCGTGCAATACGGCCTCGCCAAAGCCACAGGCGCATTGCACTGCGTGCTGCGGGCCAATGTCCTCTGCTATCCCCAACTGCTTTCCACACTGGCAAAACCGCTGCTGAACGGCGAGGCCGACACCACCTTTGCGGACGCGTTCCTGTGCGACGCGCAAGGACGCATCCTGCGCGAACTGCCCGCCCACGATACAACAACCTTCGCCCTCAACGGACCCGCATCCCTGCCCGCGCCAGGGCCGGACGATGCCCCGCCCGCACTTTTTCTGCGCAAGGCACACACCACCAACACCATTGATCCGACACGCCAACAACACGTACCCATGACCCTGTGCGTCGTTCGTATAGAATAA
- a CDS encoding N-acetylmuramoyl-L-alanine amidase, translating into MHMRGSLRIHPIHNFAIARVSRFAARGAALWRHVRRPVSVLMFTLLLSAFCWSTASPSRAMGIGQQFNEAYREFHSLAKDTKRKRFRSHWEDVEALFNAVYSRNPKGEYAPKALYYNGRVYEEMGAVSFVDSDYAKAVDYYHRAAERFPTHTWIDDCLYRAGVLLRDKLDNPAGAHRDFLAVVREHPDGDMRERAQRALNELDATAAQQQAAAPRPRPVSTADGPAHLDMIRYRSSDDYTRVVLEMDHPVEYVYKFLDPIPEKGKGHRVYIDLRNARMGADIDRNVRISDGILRGYRVGQNDAQTTRVVLDLLKYQDHKVFHLDNPFRIVVDVYSPDKPPSSATAQQSIPEDAAKRYEDVDPQDLVKVLGLTIKTVMIDAGHGAHDKGAAHNGLYEKDINLTVAKEVGALLEKEGFHVLYTRTDDTFVPLEERTAMANMSKVDLFLSLHCNAFRKSSIRGFETYSLSLKSSSEQARRVAARENGVQPHQISDLQFILADLVLNSKVEESSDLAEDIQRNVVRHVRGKYGIRDHGHRHAPFYVLMGAKMPAVLVEMGYLTNRHDAANLGSAKYRRRIAEGIVKGVLAYKKRIESFAMN; encoded by the coding sequence ATGCACATGAGGGGAAGCCTGCGCATTCACCCCATCCATAATTTTGCCATTGCACGCGTGAGCCGGTTTGCGGCCCGTGGCGCGGCCCTGTGGCGGCATGTCCGGCGGCCGGTCTCGGTGCTCATGTTCACGTTGCTGCTCTCCGCTTTCTGCTGGAGCACGGCATCCCCGTCCCGAGCCATGGGCATTGGCCAGCAATTCAACGAAGCCTACCGGGAATTTCATTCTCTGGCCAAGGACACGAAGCGCAAGCGGTTCCGCTCGCATTGGGAGGACGTGGAAGCACTGTTCAACGCGGTGTATTCCCGTAATCCCAAGGGCGAGTACGCGCCCAAGGCGTTGTATTACAACGGCCGGGTCTACGAGGAGATGGGCGCGGTCAGTTTCGTGGATTCGGACTATGCCAAGGCCGTGGACTACTACCACCGCGCCGCGGAACGTTTTCCCACGCATACCTGGATCGACGACTGCCTGTACCGGGCCGGGGTGTTGCTGCGCGACAAGCTGGACAACCCCGCAGGAGCGCATCGGGACTTTTTGGCCGTGGTGCGTGAGCATCCCGACGGGGACATGCGCGAGCGTGCCCAGCGCGCCCTGAACGAACTGGACGCCACGGCCGCGCAACAGCAGGCTGCCGCGCCCCGACCCCGCCCGGTTTCCACGGCGGATGGTCCGGCTCATCTGGATATGATCCGTTACCGCTCCAGCGATGACTATACCCGCGTGGTCTTGGAAATGGACCACCCCGTGGAGTATGTTTATAAATTTCTCGACCCCATCCCGGAGAAGGGCAAGGGGCATCGGGTCTATATTGACCTGCGCAACGCCCGCATGGGAGCGGACATCGACCGCAACGTCCGTATCTCCGACGGAATCCTGCGGGGTTACCGCGTGGGCCAGAACGACGCGCAGACCACGCGTGTGGTCCTGGATTTGCTGAAGTATCAGGATCACAAGGTATTCCATCTGGACAACCCCTTCCGCATCGTGGTGGACGTGTACTCCCCGGACAAACCTCCGTCCTCGGCCACGGCCCAGCAATCCATTCCCGAAGATGCGGCCAAGCGCTACGAAGATGTGGATCCCCAGGATCTGGTCAAGGTGCTCGGCCTGACCATCAAGACCGTGATGATCGATGCGGGCCACGGCGCTCATGACAAGGGAGCCGCGCACAACGGTCTGTATGAAAAGGACATCAATCTCACCGTGGCCAAGGAAGTGGGCGCACTGCTGGAAAAGGAAGGATTCCACGTCCTCTATACCCGCACGGACGATACGTTTGTGCCGCTTGAGGAACGCACGGCCATGGCCAACATGTCCAAGGTGGACCTGTTTCTCTCCCTGCACTGCAACGCCTTTCGCAAGTCCTCCATCCGGGGGTTTGAGACGTACAGCCTGAGCCTGAAGTCCTCCTCGGAGCAGGCCCGGCGCGTGGCCGCCAGGGAAAACGGTGTCCAGCCGCACCAGATCAGCGATTTGCAATTCATCCTTGCGGACCTGGTGCTCAACTCCAAGGTGGAGGAAAGCTCGGACCTGGCCGAAGATATCCAGCGCAACGTGGTGCGGCATGTGCGGGGAAAATACGGCATTCGCGACCACGGACACCGCCACGCCCCGTTTTATGTGCTCATGGGCGCGAAAATGCCCGCCGTGCTGGTGGAGATGGGCTATCTCACCAACCGGCATGACGCCGCCAATCTGGGATCCGCCAAGTATCGCCGCCGCATTGCCGAAGGCATTGTCAAAGGCGTCCTGGCCTACAAGAAACGCATTGAAAGTTTTGCCATGAACTGA
- a CDS encoding HAD family hydrolase, with translation MLELDIPGFGFLSLEHLVLDFNGTLAHDGALLPGVAGNLRRLAGELSLHVVTADTHGGCARALDGLPVRLTVLKRPAIPRDSGNGEDEAKLALVRSLGATHCAAVGNGRNDALMLQAAAVGVAVVQGECAAMAALHGADLIAPDILAALGLFLVPARLLAGLRQ, from the coding sequence ATGCTTGAGCTGGACATTCCTGGATTTGGCTTCCTGAGCCTGGAGCACCTGGTGCTGGATTTCAACGGCACCCTGGCACATGACGGCGCGCTCCTGCCCGGGGTGGCCGGGAATCTGCGCCGATTGGCCGGAGAACTGAGCCTGCATGTGGTCACGGCGGATACGCACGGCGGGTGCGCCCGCGCCCTAGACGGATTGCCCGTGCGGCTCACCGTGTTGAAACGCCCGGCGATTCCCCGCGATTCCGGCAATGGTGAAGATGAGGCCAAGCTCGCCCTGGTGCGTTCCCTTGGTGCAACACACTGTGCGGCCGTGGGCAATGGCCGCAACGATGCGCTCATGCTGCAAGCCGCGGCCGTGGGCGTTGCCGTGGTGCAGGGCGAATGCGCGGCCATGGCCGCCTTGCACGGCGCGGACCTGATCGCCCCGGATATCCTCGCGGCCCTGGGTCTCTTTCTGGTTCCGGCACGTCTTCTGGCCGGGCTTCGGCAATAA